A portion of the Chromobacterium sp. IIBBL 290-4 genome contains these proteins:
- a CDS encoding MliC family protein: protein MSIAASRLIGLLFALPVLAFASKNDHLHANGSSRPSADAAKSVDEAPAALPPVATDFHCDQPANQVESMVCQDDGLTRLDNRLEKVYAQALAKAEQAGGNAYPKLISEQKRWVKNLKDCLKNEDPHMCLGDTYILHISQLQAAWNLAPSLTPLRYLCKGGPSATILATFYRTHPATAKLERGNTLVIVHQGLSGSGARYLGQGIEFWIKGRDASVNWRGEQLECSSQPTP from the coding sequence ATGTCCATTGCCGCTTCCCGGCTGATAGGCTTGCTGTTCGCGCTGCCCGTTCTGGCCTTTGCCTCCAAGAACGACCATCTGCATGCCAACGGCTCGAGCCGCCCCTCCGCCGATGCCGCCAAAAGCGTCGATGAAGCGCCAGCGGCGCTGCCGCCGGTCGCCACCGACTTTCATTGCGACCAGCCGGCCAACCAGGTGGAAAGCATGGTCTGCCAGGATGACGGCCTGACGCGGCTCGACAATCGCCTGGAAAAAGTCTACGCCCAAGCCCTGGCCAAGGCGGAGCAAGCCGGCGGCAACGCTTATCCCAAACTGATCTCCGAACAAAAACGCTGGGTCAAGAATCTGAAGGACTGCCTGAAGAACGAAGACCCGCACATGTGCCTGGGCGACACCTACATTCTGCACATTTCGCAGCTGCAGGCGGCCTGGAATCTGGCGCCGTCGCTGACGCCGCTGCGTTATCTGTGCAAGGGCGGCCCATCCGCCACCATTCTGGCCACGTTCTACCGCACCCATCCGGCCACCGCCAAACTGGAGCGCGGCAATACCCTGGTGATTGTCCACCAGGGCTTGAGCGGCAGCGGCGCGCGTTATCTGGGACAGGGCATCGAGTTCTGGATCAAAGGCCGCGACGCCAGCGTCAATTGGCGCGGCGAACAGCTGGAATGCAGCAGCCAGCCCACGCCCTGA
- a CDS encoding ABC transporter substrate-binding protein translates to MRYHGLLLGILSWAALAAAPVEAAPRLKITLSNQEWPPYMGQELPYDGILSRLVKEAFARGGVDVTFRYYPNNRTLQSARNGQVDGSFGWAPTEERKRDLLYTLPVLNARMVFFQRKDHKLEWSRWADLKGARAGVTVGNYYSDEFDAQVKSGVLTADTAPDDLINFKKLLAGRVDLFPIDLEVGRYLLAHHFTAQQANAVEAQGRSFWNAPLHVVIWRKHVKGQELVERFNRGLKALQDSGDFERLVTETREACLLPHSSSP, encoded by the coding sequence ATGCGATACCACGGCCTGCTGCTGGGTATCCTGAGCTGGGCCGCCTTGGCGGCGGCGCCGGTTGAGGCTGCCCCGCGCCTCAAAATCACCCTGTCCAATCAGGAATGGCCGCCGTATATGGGCCAGGAACTCCCTTACGACGGCATCTTGTCGCGGCTGGTGAAGGAAGCCTTCGCCCGCGGCGGCGTCGATGTCACCTTCCGCTATTACCCCAATAACCGCACGCTGCAATCGGCCCGCAACGGGCAGGTGGACGGCAGTTTCGGCTGGGCGCCCACCGAGGAGCGCAAGCGCGATCTGCTGTATACCTTGCCGGTGTTGAATGCCCGCATGGTGTTTTTCCAGCGCAAGGACCACAAGCTGGAATGGAGCCGCTGGGCGGATTTGAAGGGCGCGCGCGCCGGCGTGACGGTGGGCAACTACTATTCCGACGAGTTCGACGCGCAGGTGAAGTCCGGCGTGTTGACCGCCGATACCGCGCCGGACGATCTGATCAATTTCAAAAAGCTGCTGGCCGGGCGCGTCGATCTATTCCCTATCGATTTGGAAGTGGGGCGCTATTTGCTGGCCCACCATTTCACCGCTCAGCAGGCCAATGCGGTGGAAGCGCAGGGGCGTTCCTTCTGGAACGCGCCGCTGCACGTGGTGATCTGGCGCAAGCATGTCAAAGGGCAGGAGCTGGTGGAGCGCTTCAACCGCGGGTTGAAGGCGCTGCAGGATAGCGGCGACTTCGAGCGGCTGGTGACCGAGACCCGGGAAGCCTGTCTATTGCCGCACAGCTCATCGCCCTGA
- a CDS encoding GNAT family N-acetyltransferase, which produces MLTLHPYDPSRLAELAALRYPAPSAEQTAALRQQLEDPMRGKGEFARMLLDGDQVVGMLAWVSAGIAKNGEMYGGPLQAASRQSYDALIDECVRQGVLAGARYLHFSAEPDEALKLQALAQHGFAAHFCFLTLEADSATLPLRAFPAGWRMVETAHIDWRRLADLYNRCFEATPHAPGLEIDRLRDEWAECDLDAAQLWADENGGYQAFLDISATGHINGVGVSASCAGRGIAQAMYGRAALHLQAKGQQRLSAMVADSNSASMALHRKLGFQQQASRQVLRKTLA; this is translated from the coding sequence ATGCTCACGCTGCATCCCTACGATCCTTCACGGCTAGCCGAGCTGGCTGCTTTACGTTATCCCGCGCCTAGCGCAGAACAGACAGCCGCTTTGCGCCAACAACTGGAAGACCCGATGCGCGGCAAAGGAGAATTCGCGCGCATGCTGCTGGATGGCGATCAGGTGGTCGGCATGCTGGCCTGGGTGAGCGCCGGCATCGCCAAAAACGGCGAAATGTATGGCGGCCCGCTGCAAGCGGCCAGCCGCCAAAGCTACGATGCCTTGATCGATGAATGCGTGCGCCAAGGCGTTTTAGCCGGCGCGCGCTATTTGCACTTCAGCGCGGAGCCGGACGAAGCCCTTAAGCTTCAAGCCTTGGCGCAGCACGGCTTCGCGGCGCATTTTTGTTTTCTGACGCTGGAAGCGGATAGCGCGACCTTGCCGCTGCGCGCCTTCCCCGCAGGCTGGCGCATGGTGGAGACCGCGCATATCGACTGGCGGCGCCTCGCCGATCTCTACAACCGCTGTTTCGAAGCCACGCCGCACGCGCCAGGGCTGGAAATAGATAGGTTGCGCGATGAATGGGCCGAGTGCGACTTGGACGCCGCGCAGTTATGGGCGGACGAAAACGGCGGCTACCAGGCTTTCTTGGATATTTCTGCGACAGGACACATCAACGGCGTCGGCGTGTCGGCAAGCTGCGCCGGACGCGGCATCGCCCAGGCCATGTACGGCCGGGCGGCGCTGCATCTGCAGGCCAAGGGACAACAGCGGCTGTCCGCCATGGTGGCGGACAGCAATTCGGCCTCCATGGCCCTGCACCGCAAGCTGGGCTTTCAGCAGCAGGCCAGCCGGCAGGTGCTGCGCAAAACGCTGGCTTGA
- a CDS encoding diguanylate cyclase domain-containing protein, which translates to MPLPLSVFHLIVHHGNDAVLVTEAEPLHEPGPAIIYANPAMCELSGYPLDELLGQSPRMLQGPLTDPATLVLLGVALRAGRETKVELLNYQRSGTPYWAEIHILPLSDETGSIRYFASIQRDITEKRTRQESLYRLAVADDMTNLFNRQMFFDVGAKCMLLTYRQNTPLAVAVLELVDFRRLQESYGQLVGHMILRLVSQALLAAIRDSDIAGRLDNNEFGLLLPEASPDTAQIVLDRIKQQLAQSWREAGLPSGVRLSLRCGVASAGDADENLEQVLQRARASLQQLAEASS; encoded by the coding sequence ATGCCATTGCCTCTCAGCGTTTTCCATTTGATCGTCCATCACGGCAACGATGCGGTGCTGGTGACGGAGGCCGAGCCCTTGCATGAGCCCGGCCCCGCGATCATCTATGCCAATCCCGCCATGTGCGAGCTGAGCGGCTATCCGCTGGACGAGTTGCTGGGCCAGTCGCCGCGGATGCTGCAGGGCCCGCTGACGGATCCGGCGACGCTGGTGCTGTTGGGCGTGGCGCTGCGCGCGGGGCGGGAAACCAAGGTGGAGCTGTTGAATTACCAACGCTCCGGCACGCCGTATTGGGCGGAAATCCATATCCTGCCCTTGAGCGACGAGACGGGCAGCATTCGCTACTTCGCGTCCATCCAGCGCGACATCACCGAGAAGCGCACGCGCCAGGAGTCTTTGTATCGGCTGGCGGTGGCCGATGACATGACCAATCTGTTCAATCGCCAGATGTTTTTCGATGTCGGCGCCAAATGCATGTTGCTGACGTATCGCCAGAATACGCCGCTGGCGGTGGCGGTGCTGGAGCTGGTGGATTTCCGCCGCCTGCAGGAGAGCTATGGCCAGCTGGTGGGGCACATGATCTTGCGGCTGGTGTCGCAGGCCTTGCTGGCGGCCATCCGCGACAGCGATATCGCCGGGCGGCTGGACAATAACGAGTTTGGATTGTTATTGCCGGAGGCGAGCCCCGACACGGCCCAGATCGTGCTGGATCGCATCAAGCAGCAATTGGCGCAAAGCTGGCGCGAGGCGGGCCTGCCGTCGGGCGTGAGGCTGTCTTTGCGCTGCGGCGTGGCCAGCGCGGGCGACGCCGATGAAAATCTCGAACAGGTGTTGCAGCGCGCGCGCGCCTCGCTGCAACAATTGGCGGAGGCGAGCAGTTAG
- a CDS encoding YaeQ family protein produces MALTATIYKANLTLSDMDRGYYATHSLTLAQHPSETLERMMLRIVAFALHASETLSFTRGLSADDEPELWQKNYADEIELWVELGEPDEKRLKKACSRSEQVALYSYGGRASEVWWSQIENKLARLDKLSVFRIDFDALQALAAIAERSMQLTATIQDGQLWLANDAQNILIAPLRLK; encoded by the coding sequence ATGGCCCTGACCGCCACCATATACAAAGCCAACCTGACCCTGTCCGACATGGATCGCGGTTATTACGCCACCCACTCGCTGACGCTGGCCCAACACCCTTCCGAAACGCTGGAGCGGATGATGCTGCGCATCGTCGCCTTCGCGCTGCACGCCAGCGAAACGCTGAGCTTCACCCGCGGCCTGAGCGCCGACGACGAGCCGGAACTGTGGCAGAAGAATTACGCCGACGAAATCGAACTGTGGGTGGAGCTGGGCGAGCCGGACGAAAAGCGGCTGAAGAAGGCCTGCAGCCGCTCCGAGCAGGTAGCGCTGTACAGCTACGGCGGCCGCGCCAGCGAAGTGTGGTGGAGCCAGATCGAAAACAAGCTCGCCCGCCTGGACAAGCTGTCGGTGTTCCGCATCGATTTCGACGCGCTGCAAGCGCTGGCCGCCATCGCCGAACGCAGCATGCAGCTGACCGCCACCATACAAGACGGCCAGCTGTGGCTGGCCAATGACGCTCAAAACATCTTGATCGCGCCGCTGCGCTTGAAATAA
- a CDS encoding TetR/AcrR family transcriptional regulator, with amino-acid sequence MRYPSDHKAEIAQRIVSIAALRFRAEGLAQVGIANLMADLGLTHGGFYAHFGSKEELVAAACGEALRQQNDRWRQLLAQAPAGEGLAAVTDAYLNIEHRDFPDSGCALAALAGELARQGAPVRGRIAGEVGQLTATLAQARAQDGKEGDALLDLALMVGCLALARLVNDADRSRQLLESARARLTDK; translated from the coding sequence ATGCGCTACCCCAGCGACCACAAGGCGGAAATCGCCCAACGCATTGTTTCCATCGCCGCCCTGCGCTTTCGTGCCGAGGGCTTGGCGCAAGTGGGCATCGCCAATCTGATGGCGGACCTGGGACTCACCCATGGCGGTTTCTACGCCCACTTCGGCAGCAAGGAAGAACTGGTGGCGGCAGCATGCGGCGAGGCCTTGCGGCAGCAGAACGACCGCTGGCGGCAACTGCTGGCGCAAGCGCCCGCCGGCGAAGGACTCGCCGCGGTGACGGACGCGTATTTGAATATCGAACATCGCGACTTTCCCGATTCCGGCTGCGCCTTGGCCGCGCTAGCCGGCGAATTGGCGCGCCAGGGCGCGCCGGTGCGCGGCCGGATCGCCGGAGAAGTCGGCCAATTGACGGCCACGCTGGCCCAGGCGCGCGCCCAAGACGGCAAGGAAGGCGACGCCCTGCTGGACCTGGCCTTGATGGTGGGCTGCCTGGCCTTGGCCAGATTGGTGAATGATGCGGATCGATCGCGCCAATTGCTGGAAAGCGCCCGCGCGCGCCTGACCGATAAATGA
- a CDS encoding GNAT family N-acetyltransferase — MDPIISLRMPTPQDADLLASLHVASWQSAYRGILPDAYLDEIAPGERLAMWKDRLAQHASSWTRIAYLAGRPAGFACLLPDTEPARGVYLDNLHVLPEFKGHGIGRLLLAAAAAECLRIAPGRPLFLWTFAANQSACRFYQALGGTVTEQKDTLTPAGNPQPALCFQWDDPAALTS; from the coding sequence ATGGATCCCATCATCTCGCTGCGCATGCCCACGCCTCAAGATGCCGACCTGCTGGCCAGTCTTCATGTCGCCAGCTGGCAAAGCGCCTATCGCGGCATCTTGCCGGACGCCTATCTGGACGAGATCGCGCCCGGCGAGCGACTGGCCATGTGGAAAGACCGCCTGGCGCAGCATGCGTCTTCCTGGACGCGCATCGCTTACCTGGCGGGCAGGCCCGCCGGCTTCGCCTGCCTGTTGCCAGACACGGAGCCCGCTCGCGGCGTCTATCTAGACAATCTGCATGTGCTGCCGGAGTTTAAAGGCCACGGCATCGGTCGCCTGCTGCTGGCCGCGGCGGCGGCGGAATGCCTGCGCATCGCCCCGGGCCGCCCTCTGTTTCTCTGGACCTTCGCCGCCAATCAATCGGCCTGCCGCTTTTACCAAGCGTTGGGCGGGACGGTGACGGAACAGAAGGACACCCTCACCCCGGCCGGCAACCCTCAGCCCGCGCTATGCTTCCAATGGGACGACCCCGCGGCGCTGACGTCTTGA
- a CDS encoding FUSC family protein, with translation MPYQKYALHSLGWVRYQRRRILKAALFSALLFAPAAALTMGGLGAGVFVFALAANYSALCMMLARRLQPASWLAIPACYLIGRLCVDWPLPMFAVLAASLALLACSARHGLHKGVQFWVFALLLGDMTPAAAIPPWQEAGWMLLGAAYGGTLARIGLKDWFRVLPAASAADVRRYAWHLLPWGLLAWLAGGWMHSAHAWWLPIAAIAIPDPSPERMLWLARERAMGTLAGALLSGLLYWLLRALSLGPLWHVLALAALQMTMLIAMRHSFRVFVALLTALVLSLLPTAQLASGALERVEDTLIAALLFGALAWFLRQRAQPSPNSSD, from the coding sequence ATGCCTTACCAGAAATACGCGCTGCATAGCTTGGGCTGGGTCCGCTACCAGCGCCGGCGCATCCTGAAAGCCGCGCTATTCAGCGCTTTGCTGTTCGCGCCGGCCGCGGCGCTGACTATGGGCGGCCTGGGGGCCGGCGTGTTCGTATTCGCCTTGGCGGCCAATTACAGCGCGCTGTGCATGATGCTGGCGCGGCGCTTGCAGCCGGCATCCTGGCTGGCGATACCGGCGTGCTACCTGATAGGCCGGCTGTGCGTGGATTGGCCGCTGCCCATGTTTGCCGTCTTGGCCGCCAGCCTGGCCTTGCTGGCCTGCAGCGCCCGCCATGGCCTGCACAAGGGCGTGCAGTTCTGGGTGTTCGCGCTGCTGCTGGGCGACATGACCCCGGCCGCGGCCATTCCGCCCTGGCAGGAGGCCGGCTGGATGCTGCTGGGCGCCGCCTATGGCGGCACGCTGGCCAGAATCGGCCTGAAAGACTGGTTTCGGGTCTTGCCTGCCGCCTCCGCCGCCGATGTCCGCCGCTATGCCTGGCATCTTCTGCCCTGGGGCCTGCTGGCCTGGCTGGCCGGCGGCTGGATGCATAGCGCCCATGCCTGGTGGCTGCCCATCGCCGCCATCGCCATTCCCGACCCGTCGCCGGAGCGGATGCTGTGGCTGGCGCGCGAGCGCGCCATGGGCACGCTGGCCGGCGCGCTGCTCAGCGGCTTGCTGTACTGGCTGTTGCGGGCCTTGAGCCTGGGGCCGCTATGGCATGTGCTGGCGCTGGCCGCGTTGCAGATGACGATGCTGATCGCCATGCGGCACAGCTTCCGTGTTTTCGTCGCGCTGCTGACCGCGCTGGTGCTGTCCTTGCTGCCAACAGCGCAATTGGCCAGCGGCGCGCTGGAGCGGGTGGAGGATACCTTGATCGCCGCCTTGCTGTTCGGCGCGCTGGCCTGGTTTCTGCGCCAGCGCGCTCAGCCCTCGCCCAACAGCAGCGACTGA
- a CDS encoding DEAD/DEAH box helicase: MSELTFADLGLADPLLRAVSDTGYTTPTPIQAQAIPQVLQGGDLLAAAQTGTGKTAGFTLPLLQLLMRSPSHHAGRPRALVLTPTRELAAQVEESVRTYSKYLPLKSLVMFGGVNINPQIKALRSPVDILVATPGRLLDHVGQKTVDLSGVEILVLDEADRMLDMGFIHDIKKVLAKLPAKRQNLLFSATFSDEIKALADKLLDNPKLVEVARRNTTNELVTQKVHLVDRDKKTDLLIHLIREHNWFQVLVFTRTKHGANRLAEKLDKIGIPAAAIHGNKSQNARTRALADFKSGELQVLVATDIAARGLDIDQLPHVVNFELPNVPEDYVHRIGRTGRAGTPGEALSLVCVDEFSFLRDIEKLIKMSIERFTVPGFEADLNVKPEPIPMGGGARGRGQGAPRGQGQSRSQGQGQGQSRHGSGKPRHQTESKPAGHGRNGGPRQGQGQGARTEGGRSAKPAAPKSALFSPPKSR, encoded by the coding sequence ATGTCCGAACTTACCTTCGCCGATCTAGGCTTGGCCGACCCGTTGTTGCGCGCGGTTTCCGATACCGGTTATACCACGCCCACCCCGATTCAGGCTCAGGCCATTCCGCAAGTGCTGCAGGGCGGCGATCTGTTGGCCGCTGCGCAGACCGGCACCGGCAAGACCGCTGGCTTCACGCTGCCGCTGTTGCAGCTGCTGATGCGTTCGCCCAGCCACCATGCCGGCCGCCCGCGCGCGCTGGTGCTGACCCCCACCCGCGAGCTGGCCGCCCAGGTGGAGGAGTCGGTGCGTACTTATAGCAAATACCTGCCGCTGAAGTCGCTGGTGATGTTCGGCGGCGTCAACATCAATCCGCAGATCAAGGCGCTGCGTTCGCCGGTGGACATCCTGGTGGCGACCCCGGGCCGCCTGCTGGACCACGTGGGCCAGAAGACCGTCGACCTGTCCGGCGTGGAAATCCTGGTGCTGGACGAGGCCGACCGCATGCTGGACATGGGCTTCATCCACGACATCAAGAAGGTGCTGGCCAAACTGCCGGCCAAGCGCCAGAACCTGCTGTTCTCGGCCACCTTCTCCGATGAGATCAAGGCGCTGGCCGACAAGCTGCTGGACAACCCCAAGCTGGTGGAAGTGGCGCGCCGCAACACCACCAACGAGCTGGTGACGCAGAAGGTTCACCTGGTTGACCGCGACAAGAAAACCGACCTGCTGATCCACCTGATCCGCGAGCACAACTGGTTCCAGGTGCTGGTGTTCACCCGCACCAAGCACGGCGCCAACCGCCTGGCGGAAAAGCTGGACAAGATCGGCATCCCGGCCGCCGCCATCCACGGCAACAAGAGCCAGAACGCGCGCACCCGCGCCCTGGCCGATTTCAAGAGCGGCGAGCTGCAAGTGCTGGTGGCCACCGACATCGCCGCGCGCGGCCTGGATATCGACCAGCTGCCGCACGTGGTCAATTTCGAATTGCCCAACGTGCCGGAAGACTACGTGCACCGCATCGGCCGCACCGGCCGCGCCGGCACGCCGGGCGAAGCGCTGTCGCTGGTCTGCGTGGACGAGTTCAGCTTCCTGCGCGACATTGAGAAGCTGATCAAGATGTCGATCGAGCGCTTTACCGTGCCGGGCTTCGAGGCCGACCTCAACGTCAAGCCGGAGCCGATCCCGATGGGCGGCGGCGCCCGCGGCCGCGGCCAGGGCGCGCCGCGCGGTCAAGGACAAAGCCGCAGCCAGGGCCAAGGCCAGGGCCAATCCCGCCACGGCAGCGGCAAGCCGCGCCATCAGACCGAAAGCAAGCCGGCCGGCCATGGCCGCAACGGCGGTCCGCGCCAGGGACAGGGCCAGGGCGCGCGCACGGAAGGCGGCCGCTCCGCCAAGCCGGCGGCGCCCAAGTCGGCCTTGTTCAGCCCGCCTAAGAGCCGCTGA
- a CDS encoding diguanylate cyclase, whose product MAIAYALAVAWLSRGFPALTAYGYWQPGLPLALAALLRFGGRCWPALLAGAAWLAWRNGLAVSAAAPQIAAMLGAALLSSQALRPRASALSHLPGVLRYLFGAALCGSLLSALGWFFAQLPSADPARAAQDALRIALGDMAAMAALPPLLLLNGHSCMATPERRRETVAVGMLTLCLSLLVCVWLDGRDGRYAALPYLFIMPLLWLAFRSQQLLAHVLSLAIVAFALRGAHLERGALSIVGERAALLNVALLALVQSVALLVFGALLAERRSVERSLMQANQSLESKVAERTAQLAESEARLRLLADAAPFPLAMNRLSGGELNYANARAEELFDTRIEASGSQKVQDFYADPDECERVAQVLRAGGRVMDREVRLKGAGGREFWALISCAVVKSDKVWHVINSINDISERKRLEQSLRDANTALRRQVGEIEHLQQGLREQARRDPLTGLFNRRHLDDILPRVLSHMLALHREVAVLMVDADHFKRVNDTYGHRCGDIVLTALAAYLSDHFRSGDIVCRYGGEEFFVLLPGASLEAAHAKAQGLCDAVRAMPIQAQGHALTVTLSVGLALSPMHGEDAESVVHAADAALYQAKQTGRDRVCVAAPLQSLLLGEG is encoded by the coding sequence TTGGCGATTGCCTACGCGCTGGCCGTCGCTTGGCTGTCGCGCGGATTTCCAGCGCTGACCGCCTATGGCTATTGGCAGCCGGGTTTGCCGCTGGCCTTGGCGGCGCTGTTGCGGTTCGGCGGACGGTGTTGGCCAGCCTTGCTGGCCGGCGCCGCATGGCTGGCCTGGCGGAATGGGCTGGCGGTGTCGGCCGCCGCGCCGCAAATCGCCGCCATGTTAGGCGCGGCCTTGCTCAGCAGCCAGGCTTTGCGCCCGCGCGCGTCTGCGCTTTCCCATCTGCCGGGCGTATTGCGCTACCTGTTCGGCGCGGCCCTGTGCGGCAGCCTGTTGTCGGCGCTAGGCTGGTTTTTCGCGCAATTGCCCAGCGCCGATCCCGCGCGGGCGGCGCAAGACGCCCTGCGCATCGCGCTGGGCGATATGGCCGCCATGGCCGCGCTGCCGCCCTTGCTGCTGCTGAATGGCCACTCCTGCATGGCGACGCCGGAGCGCCGGCGCGAAACGGTTGCGGTTGGGATGCTGACCTTGTGCTTGTCCTTGCTGGTTTGCGTCTGGCTGGACGGCCGGGACGGCCGCTACGCCGCGCTGCCTTATTTGTTCATCATGCCTTTGCTGTGGCTGGCTTTCCGCAGCCAGCAGCTGCTGGCCCATGTCCTGTCGCTGGCCATCGTGGCGTTCGCGCTGCGGGGGGCGCATCTCGAGCGCGGCGCGCTGTCCATCGTCGGCGAGCGGGCTGCCTTGTTGAATGTGGCGCTGCTGGCATTGGTCCAGTCTGTGGCGCTGCTGGTGTTCGGCGCGCTGTTGGCCGAGCGCCGGAGCGTGGAGCGCAGCCTGATGCAGGCGAACCAGTCCTTGGAAAGCAAAGTGGCGGAGCGCACCGCGCAATTGGCGGAGAGCGAAGCGCGGCTGCGGCTGCTGGCCGACGCCGCTCCTTTTCCGCTGGCGATGAACCGCCTGTCCGGCGGCGAGCTGAACTATGCCAACGCGCGCGCCGAAGAGCTGTTCGATACGCGCATTGAGGCCTCCGGCTCGCAGAAGGTGCAGGACTTCTACGCCGATCCGGATGAATGCGAGCGGGTGGCCCAGGTGCTGCGGGCGGGCGGCCGGGTCATGGACCGGGAGGTCCGGCTCAAGGGGGCGGGCGGCCGGGAGTTCTGGGCGCTGATCTCCTGCGCGGTGGTGAAGAGCGACAAGGTGTGGCATGTGATCAACAGCATCAACGACATCAGCGAGCGCAAACGGCTGGAGCAGAGCTTGCGGGACGCCAATACGGCCTTGCGCCGCCAGGTCGGCGAGATCGAGCATCTGCAGCAGGGCCTGCGCGAGCAAGCGCGGCGTGATCCGTTGACCGGGTTGTTCAACCGCCGCCATCTGGACGACATCCTGCCCAGAGTGCTGTCCCATATGCTGGCACTGCATCGAGAAGTGGCGGTGCTGATGGTGGACGCCGACCATTTCAAGCGGGTCAACGATACCTATGGCCACCGCTGCGGCGATATCGTGCTGACGGCGCTGGCGGCCTATCTGAGCGACCACTTCCGCAGCGGCGACATCGTCTGCCGCTACGGCGGAGAGGAGTTCTTCGTCTTGCTGCCCGGCGCTTCGCTGGAGGCGGCGCACGCCAAGGCGCAAGGACTGTGCGACGCGGTGCGCGCCATGCCCATCCAGGCGCAGGGCCATGCGCTGACCGTGACGCTGTCGGTCGGCCTCGCGCTCAGCCCCATGCATGGCGAAGACGCCGAAAGCGTGGTCCACGCCGCCGACGCCGCCTTGTATCAGGCCAAGCAGACCGGACGGGACCGGGTATGCGTCGCCGCGCCGCTTCAGTCGCTGCTGTTGGGCGAGGGCTGA
- a CDS encoding YgjP-like metallopeptidase domain-containing protein, translating into MSELKYLSHYPAPLLAQVRTLIASGELGDWLQRKYPPRHDIQTDKALYEFIADLKQRHMKHAPLPAKVLFDNKQHPLKGTLGTNTSVSRVQGGRLKSKNEIRIASLFRELPLPFLQMIAVHELAHLKERDHDKAFYQLCCHMLADYHQLEFDLRLWLTWREWAA; encoded by the coding sequence ATGTCCGAGCTGAAATATCTGTCCCATTACCCCGCGCCGCTGCTGGCGCAAGTCCGCACCCTGATCGCCTCCGGCGAACTGGGCGACTGGCTGCAGCGCAAGTATCCGCCGCGCCACGATATCCAGACCGACAAAGCGCTGTACGAATTCATCGCCGATCTCAAACAACGCCATATGAAACACGCGCCGCTGCCGGCCAAGGTGTTGTTCGACAACAAGCAGCACCCGCTCAAGGGCACGCTGGGCACCAATACCTCCGTCTCCCGGGTGCAGGGCGGACGCCTGAAAAGCAAAAACGAAATCCGCATCGCCTCGCTGTTCCGCGAGCTGCCGCTCCCCTTCCTGCAGATGATCGCGGTGCATGAGCTGGCTCACCTGAAAGAACGCGACCACGACAAGGCCTTCTATCAGCTCTGCTGCCACATGCTGGCGGACTACCATCAACTGGAGTTCGACCTGCGCCTCTGGCTGACTTGGCGCGAGTGGGCGGCGTGA
- a CDS encoding alpha/beta hydrolase encodes MLAALSSFDLIIQPGWNNSGPLHWQSHWQRRLGAHRVDNADWARPQLEDWLDGLDVALTRCSKPALVIAHSLGCVAVAHYAARQADKIAGALLVAPADVERPFAPAELMNFAPLPRQPLPFPARVVASSNDPFCKTARAARMAGYWQTPITWLQHAGHINIDSGHRHWEEGWPLLAQLAIRAAARLEPAA; translated from the coding sequence ATGCTCGCCGCCCTGTCATCGTTCGACCTGATCATCCAGCCTGGCTGGAACAATTCCGGCCCTTTGCACTGGCAAAGCCACTGGCAACGCCGCCTGGGCGCGCACCGGGTGGATAACGCCGACTGGGCGCGGCCGCAGCTGGAAGACTGGCTGGACGGCCTGGATGTCGCCCTCACCCGCTGCAGCAAGCCGGCGCTGGTGATCGCCCACAGCCTGGGCTGCGTCGCGGTGGCCCACTATGCGGCCCGCCAAGCGGACAAGATCGCCGGCGCGCTATTGGTGGCGCCGGCCGATGTCGAGCGCCCCTTCGCGCCGGCCGAGCTGATGAATTTCGCGCCGCTGCCGCGCCAGCCGCTGCCCTTTCCCGCCCGCGTGGTGGCCAGCAGCAACGATCCCTTCTGCAAAACCGCCCGCGCCGCGCGGATGGCCGGCTATTGGCAAACGCCGATTACCTGGCTGCAACACGCCGGCCATATCAATATCGACTCCGGCCACCGCCATTGGGAAGAAGGCTGGCCGCTGCTGGCGCAACTGGCCATTCGCGCAGCCGCCCGGCTGGAGCCCGCCGCCTGA